The following proteins are encoded in a genomic region of Zea mays cultivar B73 chromosome 9, Zm-B73-REFERENCE-NAM-5.0, whole genome shotgun sequence:
- the LOC118473323 gene encoding E3 ubiquitin-protein ligase Os04g0590900, whose amino-acid sequence MAGYLPPGFPFLSPPPPPRSAWSPPPPQTTPRPQFSPKSRDNDAASHGGVIAGVAISVGAFFLVLSFLCSLCQGYRNRRANAAVDAAATAAAAALAARPRAPPRPEPWDNEEQWLRRHRSDREDDGRTRRASPTAGLPSFTYNRAVRHNVKGSGEEAATCSVCLGAFQPGETVRLLPVCMHLYHVECIDPWLQAHSTCPLCRSGTDDPTMHGGLLLPV is encoded by the coding sequence ATGGCTGGCTACTTGCCACCGGGCTTCCCCTTCCTTtctccaccaccgccgccgcgcTCTGCGTGGTCTCCGCCACCGCCCCAGACGACACCGCGTCCGCAGTTTTCGCCCAAGTCCAGAGACAACGACGCGGCGTCCCACGGCGGGGTCATCGCAGGCGTCGCCATATCCGTCGGCGCCTTCTTTCTCGTGCTCTCCTTCCTGTGCAGCCTCTGCCAAGGGTACCGCAACAGGCGTGCCAATGCCGCGGTCGACGCTGCCGCAACCGCAGCCGCTGCAGCGCTCGCCGCGCGGCCGCGGGCGCCACCACGACCAGAGCCCTGGGACAACGAGGAGCAGTGGCTACGCCGCCACCGCAGCGACCGGGAGGACGACGGCCGCACACGGCGCGCCAGCCCGACGGCGGGCCTCCCGTCGTTCACGTACAACCGGGCGGTGAGGCACAACGTGAAGGGCAGCGGGGAGGAGGCGGCCACGTGCTCCGTGTGCCTCGGAGCGTTCCAGCCCGGGGAGACGGTGCGGCTGCTGCCGGTGTGTATGCACCTTTACCACGTCGAGTGCATCGACCCCTGGCTTCAAGCCCATTCGACGTGCCCGCTATGCCGGTCGGGCACTGACGACCCGACGATGCACGGCGGCCTGCTTCTGCCGGTTTAG
- the LOC101027191 gene encoding RING-H2 finger protein ATL2L, with translation MQFAMSPDNLLFFCSVTASVAASFALVALCRHLAHRRPQQPTADVLATSSSGGSAEPEELLPLSAVAAAVPTFMYNRLVRHCGKGAGLTECAVCLGIIQVGAMVKLLPACSHVYHRDCIDLWLSSRSTCPLCRCRVGPPSEIGAGQETPRQLAQPSPQIR, from the coding sequence ATGCAATTTGCAATGTCACCGGACAACCTCCTCTTCTTCTGCTCCGTAACGGCGTCGGTGGCCGCCTCCTTCGCTCTCGTCGCGCTGTGCAGGCACCTGGCGCACCGCCGACCGCAGCAGCCCACCGCGGACGTCCTCGCGACGAGCTCCTCAGGAGGCTCCGCCGAGCCAGAGGAGCTGCTGCCGCTGAGCGCCGTTGCCGCGGCCGTCCCCACGTTCATGTACAACCGGCTGGTGAGGCACTGCGGCAAGGGCGCGGGCTTGACCGAGTGCGCGGTCTGCCTCGGCATCATCCAGGTCGGCGCCATGGTCAAGCTTCTGCCCGCGTGCAGCCATGTTTACCACCGCGACTGCATCGACCTGTGGCTCTCGTCGCGCTCGACGTGCCCGCTCTGCCGCTGCAGGGTCGGTCCTCCCTCCGAGATCGGCGCCGGCCAGGAGACGCCCCGGCAGCTTGCTCAACCTTCCCCTCAAATAAGATGA
- the LOC100193817 gene encoding glucan endo-1,3-beta-glucosidase 1 precursor, with product MLAASLLALRFLLVGATAAGMGTGTVGVSGGGQLWCVAKNNAEDGALQSAIDWACSVDGGRADCAAIQQGGACYDPPDLQQHASYAFNDYFLRSGGAGSPAACDFSGAAALTALNPSHGSCVFPSSASPKNGSFTGTTTYGPTGADFSSSFSWKLNFWPLLLHISTSVTFCATHVL from the exons ATGCTGGCAGCCTCCCTTCTCGCTCTCCGCTTCCTCCTCGTCGGCGCCACTGCGGCGGGGATGGGGACCGGGACGGTGGGGGTGAGTGGTGGTGGCCAGCTGTGGTGCGTTGCGAAGAACAACGCGGAGGACGGCGCGCTGCAGAGCGCGATTGATTGGGCGTGCAGTGTTGACGGTGGCCGCGCGGACTGTGCAGCCATCCAGCAGGGTGGCGCCTGTTACGATCCGCCCGACCTCCAGCAGCACGCCTCCTACGCCTTCAACGACTACTTCCTCCGTTCCGGCGGTGCCGGGAGCCCCGCCGCCTGCGACTTCTCCGGCGCCGCCGCACTCACCGCGCTCAACCCCA GTCATGGGAGCTGCGTGTTTCCTTCCAG TGCATCTCCGAAAAATGGTAGCTTCACAGGAACGACAACCTATGGTCCAACCGGTGCAGACTTCAGCAGCAGTTTTTCATGGAAACTCAACTTCTGGCCATTGCTCTTGCATATATCTACATCTGTAACGTTTTGTGCCACTCATGTGTTGTAG